CGGTCAGTCGCCAGCCGAAGCCGGCGATAAGGGCTCCGACAAGAGGAGCAAGAAGGACAATCTTTTCCATGTCGGATCAGCCTTTCATCACGTTGACGTCTTCAACGTCGATGGTCCCGCGGTTGCGGAAGAAACAAACCAGAATGGCCAGACCGATGGCGGCTTCGGCAGCAGCGACGGTCAGGACGAACAGCGTGAACACCTGGCCGACCAGGTCGTTCAGGTAGGACGAGAACGCGACGAAGTTGATGTTGCAAGCCAGCAGGATCAGTTCGATCGACATCAGCAGGATGATGATATTCTTGCGGTTCAGGAACAGGCCGAAGATCCCGATCACGAACAGGGCCGCAGCCACCGTCAGATAGTGTTCAATTCCGATCATTTGTTCCGTCCCTCGCTTTGCTTGTTCGCGAAATTTGGCATTACAGGCCCTGCCCCGGTTTGATGTCTTTCAGCTCCATGGCCTTTGCGGGGTCACGGTAGAGCTGGGCGAGCACGTCCTGACGCTTCACGTCCTTGCGGT
Above is a window of Marivivens aquimaris DNA encoding:
- the nuoK gene encoding NADH-quinone oxidoreductase subunit NuoK — its product is MIGIEHYLTVAAALFVIGIFGLFLNRKNIIILLMSIELILLACNINFVAFSSYLNDLVGQVFTLFVLTVAAAEAAIGLAILVCFFRNRGTIDVEDVNVMKG